From Chryseobacterium tructae, one genomic window encodes:
- a CDS encoding FtsL-like putative cell division protein — translation MAKRTTNRPQKRLTFIDIIKGNFLNRDEIKIHYKYFLLLFVLMMAMIYSNHLVNKKIKIVNALKEETEEYKSRNAYAQSKLIKVKMESELGKEVARDSLMTLENHPHKLLIKLDSTDAKAK, via the coding sequence GTGGCAAAAAGAACAACAAATCGCCCCCAGAAAAGACTCACTTTTATAGATATTATAAAAGGTAATTTTCTGAATCGTGATGAGATCAAAATACATTACAAGTATTTTCTCTTGTTGTTTGTCCTCATGATGGCTATGATTTACAGTAACCATCTCGTCAATAAGAAAATTAAAATTGTAAACGCCTTAAAGGAGGAAACAGAAGAATATAAATCGAGAAACGCTTACGCCCAGAGTAAGCTGATCAAGGTAAAAATGGAATCAGAGCTGGGGAAAGAGGTTGCGCGGGACTCTTTAATGACCCTCGAAAACCACCCTCATAAATTGCTAATAAAACTGGACAGTACAGATGCAAAAGCAAAATGA
- the rsmH gene encoding 16S rRNA (cytosine(1402)-N(4))-methyltransferase RsmH, protein MYHNPVLLKQSVDDLVTNPDGIYVDCTFGGGGHSREILSRLSEKGKLFSFDQDLDALKNTIDDPRFTLVNQNFRFLENSLLMYGVPQVDGVLADLGVSSHQFDEADRGFSTRSNAPLDMRMNVMQSLDAKRVINEYGEEELADIFYYYGELREARKLARDIVHHRKTKSIETTEDLKKLFSYLPPHKVNKFYAQLFQAVRIEVNQELEVLKEMLVQAFNILKPEGRLVVISYHSLEDRLVKRFLKNGMFEGEPERDIYGNYKKAFELVKSKAIIPDDKEIEENSRARSAKMRTGIKV, encoded by the coding sequence ATGTATCATAACCCCGTTTTGTTGAAGCAGAGTGTAGATGATTTGGTGACGAATCCTGACGGAATTTACGTGGACTGCACCTTTGGAGGTGGAGGTCACTCCAGGGAGATTTTGAGCAGACTTTCCGAAAAAGGAAAACTGTTCAGCTTTGACCAGGATCTGGATGCGCTTAAAAATACAATTGATGATCCCAGATTTACATTGGTGAATCAGAATTTCAGATTTCTGGAAAACTCTTTATTAATGTATGGCGTTCCTCAGGTTGATGGTGTTTTGGCTGACCTGGGAGTTTCTTCTCATCAGTTTGACGAAGCAGACCGTGGGTTTTCTACAAGAAGCAATGCGCCTCTGGATATGAGAATGAATGTAATGCAGAGTCTTGATGCCAAAAGAGTAATTAATGAATATGGCGAGGAAGAACTCGCAGATATTTTTTATTACTATGGAGAATTAAGAGAAGCAAGAAAGCTGGCAAGAGATATCGTTCATCATAGAAAAACAAAAAGCATAGAAACCACTGAGGATTTGAAAAAGCTTTTCAGCTATCTTCCACCTCATAAAGTGAATAAATTCTATGCCCAGCTTTTCCAGGCAGTAAGAATAGAAGTGAACCAGGAACTTGAAGTATTGAAAGAAATGTTGGTTCAGGCTTTCAATATATTAAAACCAGAAGGAAGATTAGTAGTAATCTCTTACCATTCCCTAGAAGACCGTTTGGTAAAAAGATTCCTGAAAAACGGAATGTTCGAAGGAGAACCGGAAAGAGATATCTACGGAAATTATAAAAAAGCATTCGAGCTTGTAAAGAGTAAGGCGATCATCCCGGATGATAAGGAGATTGAAGAAAATTCAAGAGCAAGAAGTGCTAAAATGAGAACAGGAATTAAAGTTTAA
- the mraZ gene encoding division/cell wall cluster transcriptional repressor MraZ gives MKNFIGTYECKIDDKGRLKVPSSLIKQMENFEDKAFVVKRSVFQPCLEVYPMNAWDKLMGKINKLNRFIKKNADFIRMFTAGVKTVELDNAGRLQISKDLMTFANLQKEIVITSAGELFEIWDKDAYEQVIATNEIDFASLAEDVMGSFDEEEL, from the coding sequence ATGAAAAATTTCATTGGAACATATGAGTGTAAAATTGACGACAAAGGCCGCCTAAAAGTTCCTTCATCTTTAATCAAACAGATGGAAAACTTCGAAGACAAGGCATTTGTAGTCAAAAGATCTGTGTTCCAACCTTGTCTGGAGGTCTATCCTATGAATGCATGGGATAAACTAATGGGCAAAATTAATAAACTGAACAGATTCATAAAAAAGAATGCTGATTTCATACGAATGTTTACGGCAGGAGTAAAAACAGTAGAATTGGACAACGCAGGCAGACTACAGATTTCAAAAGACCTGATGACGTTCGCAAATCTTCAAAAAGAGATTGTGATCACAAGCGCAGGAGAACTCTTCGAAATTTGGGACAAAGATGCCTACGAACAGGTAATTGCCACCAATGAAATTGATTTTGCCAGCCTAGCCGAAGATGTAATGGGCTCTTTTGACGAAGAAGAACTGTAA
- a CDS encoding alpha/beta fold hydrolase, protein MIFSTKKEKKYSYVEAGEGHPLVLLHGLMGGLSNFDKMVDFFSDRGFKVYVPQLPIYDLPVLNTNLTTIAKYIIKFIESHISEPVNIVGNSMGGHVGLILTLARPDLVKNLVLTGSSGLYERTFGDSFPRKNDRSYIRKKTEEVFYDPKIATEDLVDEVFSVVNDRMKGIKTVMLARSAIKHNMLNDLPKIQTPTCLIWGKQDNVTPPEVAEDMHKFIPNSDLFWIDHCGHAAMMEKPDEFNEILFNWIKDKV, encoded by the coding sequence ATGATATTTAGTACAAAAAAAGAAAAGAAATATTCCTATGTAGAGGCGGGGGAAGGACATCCATTGGTGCTGTTGCACGGATTAATGGGTGGTTTGAGTAATTTCGATAAAATGGTAGATTTTTTTTCAGACAGAGGATTCAAAGTATATGTTCCTCAGCTGCCGATCTATGATTTGCCGGTACTCAATACAAATCTTACCACTATAGCAAAATATATCATCAAGTTTATTGAAAGTCATATTTCAGAGCCTGTTAATATTGTTGGAAACTCAATGGGTGGACATGTAGGGCTTATTTTGACCTTGGCAAGACCTGATTTGGTAAAGAACCTGGTTCTAACCGGTAGCTCAGGCTTGTATGAGAGAACTTTCGGTGATAGTTTTCCAAGAAAGAATGACAGATCATATATCAGAAAGAAAACAGAAGAGGTGTTCTACGATCCTAAGATCGCTACTGAAGATCTTGTAGATGAAGTTTTTTCGGTGGTGAATGACAGAATGAAAGGAATAAAAACGGTAATGCTGGCAAGAAGTGCCATCAAACACAATATGTTAAATGATCTTCCAAAGATTCAAACACCTACTTGTTTAATCTGGGGAAAACAGGATAATGTGACTCCTCCGGAAGTTGCGGAAGATATGCATAAATTCATTCCGAATTCAGACCTGTTCTGGATTGATCATTGTGGCCATGCTGCCATGATGGAAAAGCCGGACGAATTTAACGAAATCCTTTTCAACTGGATAAAAGATAAAGTTTAA
- the yihA gene encoding ribosome biogenesis GTP-binding protein YihA/YsxC has protein sequence MVIKTAEFVKSSGKWQECPEPNIPEYAFIGRSNVGKSSLINAMMNHKDLAKTSGTPGKTQLINHFLVNESWYLTDLPGYGYAKVSKVQRKDFEKLITNYILNRRNLVNLFVLVDSRHNPQKIDLEFIQWCGESGVPFSIVFTKADKLKPNVIIKNVEDYKTELHKTWEDLPELYVTSAEKKEGGEHILDFIEKTNDFLKNNSVSFDE, from the coding sequence ATGGTTATTAAGACAGCAGAGTTTGTAAAGAGTAGTGGAAAATGGCAGGAATGTCCTGAACCAAATATTCCCGAATATGCTTTTATTGGAAGATCTAATGTAGGAAAGTCATCATTGATCAATGCCATGATGAATCATAAAGATTTGGCTAAAACTTCGGGAACTCCGGGGAAAACTCAGCTGATCAATCATTTTTTGGTGAATGAGAGTTGGTATCTTACCGATTTACCAGGATATGGATACGCAAAAGTTTCAAAAGTTCAACGAAAAGATTTTGAAAAACTGATCACCAATTATATTCTGAACAGGAGAAACCTGGTGAATCTTTTTGTTTTGGTAGATTCGAGGCATAATCCTCAAAAGATCGATCTTGAGTTTATTCAATGGTGCGGAGAAAGTGGTGTTCCTTTCTCAATTGTTTTTACAAAGGCAGATAAGCTAAAGCCTAATGTGATTATTAAAAATGTTGAAGATTATAAAACAGAACTTCATAAAACGTGGGAAGACCTTCCTGAATTATATGTGACTTCAGCAGAAAAGAAAGAAGGAGGAGAGCACATTCTCGACTTTATAGAAAAGACGAATGATTTTTTAAAAAATAATAGTGTAAGCTTTGATGAGTAA
- a CDS encoding GNAT family N-acetyltransferase — protein MSNIVWKIKTFDEFTVPELYAILKARIDVFVIEQNCPYPDLDNYDQKAVHIWAEENEEVLAYCRIFDKGIKYDEASIGRVLTTEQARGKSLGKLLIKYAIDTIENRFHTSEIRISAQDYLLKFYGDFGFEDTGKKYLEDDIPHTEMIKK, from the coding sequence ATGAGTAATATTGTTTGGAAAATTAAAACTTTTGATGAGTTTACGGTTCCTGAGCTATATGCTATATTGAAAGCCCGCATTGATGTTTTTGTTATTGAACAGAACTGTCCTTATCCTGACCTTGATAATTATGACCAGAAAGCGGTTCATATCTGGGCAGAAGAAAATGAGGAAGTGCTTGCGTACTGCCGTATTTTTGATAAAGGAATAAAATATGATGAAGCTTCAATTGGAAGAGTTCTAACAACGGAGCAAGCAAGAGGGAAAAGTTTAGGAAAGTTATTGATCAAATATGCTATTGACACGATAGAAAATCGTTTTCATACTTCTGAGATCAGAATTTCAGCGCAGGATTATCTGTTGAAGTTCTACGGGGATTTTGGTTTTGAAGATACCGGAAAGAAATATTTGGAAGATGATATTCCACATACGGAAATGATTAAGAAATAA
- a CDS encoding glycosyl hydrolase family 28-related protein — MIFTEDFFSPTSVYPSEDLVQLVDSFTKENVNYQKYTGSATVTDDGVVYRKKGNDFYVDINFLTSGQLNIQRFGAKGDDLTDNSIAIKKALAFCENYRKERIIPENGAVYRQFDKAIIIYFPNGIYRYTDIGNIKIENLTIKGETFRGVVLKCMKGGIALEMDAFKDNNDSPPFCKNLNLNNIVVEGQYNTEVLIFAQGIAHSNWENVAVREADKDLGIGFHFKGVMLSGFKNLQCSSDVDTVMNTGNKNIPYQGLKLDHGHRIEKEKKIKDGKEVIEEVLKGIGNCSNNSFYDIKMEGMPFGVNIFQGDQNTFYGGTPESCTKYGLMVSRGSRYNTFIGSAFENDYSIADVLDDGIHTVYINCYASKKAWFQGQGATVLGGFWQEVQIDNSAEATKIENVTIKYFTLPSAGIIDNGKMTTIQNVKDDVLGAYIPNKYNATIHVGSAQRPENNSVGSMIFDTDLLKPIWFNGNSWVDASGAIV; from the coding sequence ATGATTTTTACAGAAGATTTTTTTAGCCCAACGAGTGTTTATCCTTCAGAGGATCTAGTTCAATTAGTGGATAGTTTTACCAAGGAAAATGTGAACTATCAAAAGTATACAGGTTCTGCGACGGTAACTGATGATGGAGTCGTTTACAGAAAAAAAGGAAATGATTTTTATGTGGATATTAACTTTTTGACCAGTGGACAATTAAATATCCAAAGATTTGGTGCTAAAGGAGATGATCTTACAGATAATAGTATTGCGATCAAAAAGGCACTGGCATTTTGCGAAAATTACAGAAAAGAGAGAATAATACCTGAAAATGGCGCAGTGTATCGTCAATTTGACAAAGCGATTATTATATATTTTCCTAACGGTATTTATCGATATACTGATATTGGGAATATAAAAATAGAGAACCTGACTATTAAAGGAGAAACTTTCAGAGGTGTTGTTTTAAAATGTATGAAGGGAGGTATTGCATTGGAGATGGACGCATTTAAGGATAATAATGACTCACCACCGTTTTGTAAAAACTTAAACCTTAACAATATTGTTGTAGAAGGGCAGTATAATACAGAAGTATTGATCTTTGCCCAAGGAATAGCTCATAGTAATTGGGAGAATGTTGCTGTACGGGAAGCTGATAAAGACCTAGGAATTGGCTTTCATTTTAAAGGAGTTATGCTTTCCGGTTTCAAAAATTTACAATGTAGTTCTGATGTTGATACTGTTATGAATACAGGTAATAAAAATATTCCTTATCAGGGATTAAAACTGGATCACGGGCATAGAATAGAAAAAGAAAAAAAGATAAAAGACGGAAAAGAAGTAATAGAAGAAGTATTAAAAGGAATTGGAAATTGTAGTAACAATTCTTTTTATGATATTAAAATGGAGGGAATGCCTTTTGGAGTCAATATTTTTCAAGGTGATCAGAATACTTTTTATGGTGGAACTCCGGAATCCTGTACAAAGTATGGCTTAATGGTAAGCAGAGGAAGCCGTTATAATACATTTATTGGAAGTGCATTTGAAAATGATTATTCAATAGCAGATGTTCTTGATGATGGAATTCATACTGTATATATTAATTGCTATGCATCCAAAAAAGCTTGGTTCCAGGGTCAGGGGGCTACCGTTTTAGGAGGATTTTGGCAGGAAGTACAGATTGATAACTCTGCTGAAGCTACGAAAATAGAGAATGTAACCATTAAATATTTTACTTTACCAAGTGCAGGTATTATTGATAATGGGAAAATGACCACAATCCAAAATGTTAAGGATGATGTTCTTGGCGCATATATTCCTAATAAATATAATGCTACAATCCATGTAGGTTCAGCTCAAAGACCTGAGAATAATTCTGTAGGCTCCATGATATTTGATACAGATTTATTAAAACCGATCTGGTTTAATGGAAATAGCTGGGTAGATGCATCAGGAGCTATTGTTTAA
- a CDS encoding T9SS type A sorting domain-containing protein, with protein sequence MNKKIFFLLLPFLGYGQYNLVNVTNYCGNTNPSRSNRYTHIFEKTENFLVYKFYKDCQASGQDSTFSVWAYDGQNPPYKLKYDNGNEVNDTSNLWAGELVNSNNKIFYTKPQIASPNSVGSHKELWYFDETISKTLVHKVNTTSFPSGCKTFENLTPFLGGFYYTGDINNTCYIDQNINTTYQFTASRYKNYWNPPFIFSNTEHNGSLFYKTWKDNTVTSNTIKKYNPTNNQTTSIVSSENDQFGAYPNYLTKFKNKLFFINRTTQYGTEIYYYDDANNSINCLDITQGASSSNPSFLTVYNDNLYFYNIANNKYYIYKYDGINPPIIIHQENITTPGGNYDYTGICGYNGNIYFVRTTSLLGGDQNNFTTELFEYAGSGNAQLVASFPEFRVLPYGPINNTLINYLPQFNSSGRSSIFSFKNSLYIVGFQKYGSNFTGEDIWKISPNTTLSVNTIDRQQRRDVVVYPNPTNDEVSLKFTKNPKTVKVEIYNAASQWMKTIDFNDKDELRFKMPESKGTYLLRIISDQKNIVTKVTKK encoded by the coding sequence ATGAATAAAAAAATATTTTTTTTATTGCTTCCTTTCCTTGGATATGGACAATATAACTTAGTGAACGTTACGAATTACTGTGGTAATACCAATCCATCTCGTTCAAACAGATATACTCATATATTTGAAAAAACAGAAAATTTTCTGGTCTATAAATTCTATAAAGACTGCCAAGCATCAGGGCAGGATAGCACTTTTTCAGTTTGGGCTTATGACGGGCAAAATCCTCCTTATAAACTAAAATATGATAATGGTAATGAGGTAAATGATACCTCAAACCTTTGGGCGGGGGAACTAGTAAATAGTAATAATAAAATCTTTTATACTAAACCTCAAATTGCTAGTCCCAATAGTGTGGGAAGCCATAAAGAACTTTGGTATTTTGATGAAACCATTTCAAAGACCTTAGTTCATAAAGTAAATACAACCTCTTTTCCCTCTGGCTGCAAAACTTTTGAAAACCTTACCCCATTTTTGGGAGGGTTCTACTATACTGGTGATATCAACAATACTTGTTATATAGACCAAAATATAAATACCACATATCAATTTACAGCCAGTAGATATAAAAATTACTGGAACCCTCCATTTATTTTTAGCAATACAGAGCACAATGGAAGCTTATTCTATAAAACATGGAAGGATAATACGGTAACAAGCAATACTATTAAAAAATACAATCCCACAAATAATCAGACAACAAGCATAGTTTCATCTGAAAATGATCAATTTGGAGCTTATCCAAACTATTTAACAAAATTCAAAAACAAACTATTTTTCATTAATCGAACAACTCAATATGGCACTGAGATCTATTATTATGACGATGCGAACAATAGTATTAACTGCTTAGACATAACACAGGGAGCCAGCTCTTCAAATCCTTCTTTCTTAACAGTCTATAATGATAATTTATACTTCTATAATATTGCAAATAACAAATATTATATCTATAAATATGACGGAATCAACCCTCCTATCATAATTCATCAGGAAAATATTACCACACCGGGAGGAAATTATGATTATACTGGTATATGTGGATATAATGGGAATATATATTTCGTAAGAACAACCTCATTATTAGGAGGAGATCAGAATAACTTCACAACAGAATTGTTTGAATATGCAGGTTCCGGTAATGCTCAATTAGTAGCATCTTTTCCCGAATTCAGAGTTCTTCCTTATGGCCCTATAAATAACACCCTTATTAATTACCTTCCTCAGTTTAACAGTTCGGGAAGAAGTTCTATTTTCTCTTTTAAAAATAGCTTATACATTGTAGGATTTCAAAAATATGGCAGCAATTTTACCGGGGAAGACATATGGAAGATTTCACCAAATACTACCTTATCTGTTAATACTATTGATAGGCAGCAAAGAAGAGATGTTGTAGTATACCCTAATCCTACAAATGATGAGGTTAGCCTGAAGTTCACAAAGAACCCTAAAACGGTAAAAGTTGAGATTTATAATGCCGCATCACAATGGATGAAAACAATAGATTTTAATGATAAAGACGAACTAAGGTTTAAGATGCCTGAATCTAAAGGAACATATTTACTAAGAATCATTAGCGATCAAAAAAACATAGTTACTAAGGTGACAAAAAAATAA
- a CDS encoding DUF6232 family protein, which produces METSTPTETTFYKDSSVVVTQSRFVTQSKTYAMRNISSVHIFEIIKSKTKAILMIFVGLAFLLSKDIFWIGIILLGLGVWLIFYIKNEYAVRISTNAGEANSIVSKDRDYIQKIVSALNEAIIHRG; this is translated from the coding sequence ATGGAAACCTCAACCCCAACTGAAACTACATTTTATAAAGATAGCTCTGTAGTTGTTACACAATCAAGATTTGTCACCCAATCAAAAACATATGCAATGCGAAATATTTCTTCTGTTCATATTTTTGAAATTATTAAAAGTAAGACAAAAGCCATTCTAATGATATTTGTAGGACTAGCATTTCTTTTGTCAAAAGATATTTTTTGGATAGGAATAATACTTTTAGGTTTAGGGGTTTGGTTAATTTTCTACATTAAAAATGAATACGCTGTTCGAATAAGCACAAATGCAGGAGAAGCTAATAGCATTGTTTCAAAAGACAGAGATTATATTCAAAAAATTGTAAGCGCTTTAAATGAAGCTATCATTCATCGAGGATAA
- a CDS encoding response regulator, which produces MKKEMFKKILIAEDHESSSISVQRTLEDLNISDADYVYYCDDAVAKIQKSIRETNFYDLLITDLSFEEDHHEQKIKDGKELIKTIKDLQPSLKTIVFSSEHKSGIINSLFTEYGINGFVRKARNDAKDLKKAIASVYEGNNYLSLDLKQEVKKLNSYEFSEYDTTLVSLLSQGVLQKNIPVYLQNNNIKPNSLSSVEKKLNSLKEELGITNNEQLVAFCKDLGII; this is translated from the coding sequence ATGAAAAAAGAAATGTTCAAAAAAATTTTAATAGCCGAAGACCACGAAAGCAGCAGTATTTCTGTACAGAGAACACTGGAAGATCTTAATATTTCCGATGCAGACTATGTTTATTATTGTGATGATGCAGTAGCAAAAATTCAAAAATCAATCCGGGAAACTAATTTCTATGACTTATTAATTACGGATCTCTCCTTTGAAGAAGATCATCATGAGCAAAAGATTAAAGACGGTAAAGAACTCATCAAAACCATAAAAGATCTACAGCCTTCGTTGAAAACTATTGTGTTTTCTTCTGAACACAAATCCGGCATTATCAATTCTCTTTTTACAGAATATGGAATTAACGGCTTTGTCCGTAAGGCAAGAAATGATGCCAAAGACTTAAAAAAAGCAATTGCCTCAGTATATGAAGGGAACAATTATCTCTCGCTTGATCTTAAACAGGAAGTAAAAAAGCTAAACAGCTATGAGTTTTCAGAATATGACACCACTCTTGTTTCTCTCCTATCACAAGGCGTTCTTCAAAAAAACATCCCTGTATATCTCCAAAACAACAACATCAAACCCAACAGTCTGAGCAGTGTAGAAAAGAAGCTGAATAGCCTGAAAGAAGAGCTTGGGATCACCAATAATGAACAGCTTGTTGCTTTTTGTAAAGATCTGGGAATTATTTAG
- a CDS encoding tetratricopeptide repeat-containing sensor histidine kinase — MKKLFIISLAILLFSCNDKQIEPGNGIAKKYYEKAKTDTTGSSFYYFNLAKNAYLDTKDSVGAAKALVNMAILQESKGDYYGSIETSLEADRYLGKKEDSISRQTFASNFNSMAICSSYLYEFEDCITYYKKALQYTSAKEYRYMILNNLGTVQITLKDYKEAIKNIQLALPTTDSLKYAMVINNLARAKNFDNTNYNPLPEFYKALEIRKRADNSVGENSSYATLSNFYSDSDKKKALYFAEQMLNTAKKNNSIEDQLQALQKIISLKPNNNLVYFEDFQKLNDSVQISRNKAKNQFATIRYDVEKKNLENQSLKLQKAENEIQLLWLYLLSALLVALLIIGIILYQKRQKKLQQEKELEVKNTQLKMSKKVHDVVANGIYQVMTKIENQENFDKEKALDELEFVYEKSRDISYEKPETKDTVEFAEKIFTLIDSFKSDHIKPFLTGNSQNIWNEVSGTVQNEIFQVIRELLVNMKKHSQASLVVFKFEKNNTQINIQYKDNGIGIPGEIIHGNGLSNTVSRIEKIKGSIIFDNTTEKGLKVNISFPTS, encoded by the coding sequence ATGAAAAAACTCTTTATCATATCTCTTGCTATACTACTATTCTCATGCAATGACAAGCAGATTGAGCCGGGAAATGGAATAGCCAAGAAGTATTATGAAAAAGCTAAAACCGATACTACAGGTTCTTCATTCTATTATTTCAACTTGGCAAAAAATGCTTATCTGGATACAAAAGACTCTGTAGGCGCAGCCAAAGCACTGGTAAATATGGCAATACTTCAGGAAAGTAAAGGAGATTACTATGGAAGTATTGAAACCTCACTTGAAGCAGATCGATATCTCGGAAAAAAAGAGGACAGCATAAGCCGTCAAACATTTGCTTCAAATTTTAATAGCATGGCCATATGTTCCTCCTATCTTTATGAATTTGAAGATTGTATCACGTATTATAAAAAAGCGCTTCAATATACATCTGCTAAAGAGTATAGATATATGATTCTAAATAATCTTGGGACGGTACAGATTACTTTAAAAGACTATAAAGAAGCCATAAAAAATATACAGCTTGCATTACCTACAACAGATAGTTTGAAATATGCTATGGTCATTAATAATTTAGCAAGAGCTAAAAATTTTGATAATACAAATTATAATCCTCTCCCTGAATTTTATAAAGCTCTTGAAATTAGAAAAAGAGCAGACAACAGTGTAGGTGAAAATTCGAGTTATGCCACTTTATCAAATTTTTATTCTGATTCAGATAAAAAGAAGGCACTCTATTTTGCCGAGCAAATGCTCAATACGGCTAAAAAAAATAATAGTATTGAAGATCAGCTTCAGGCATTACAAAAAATAATTAGCCTAAAACCCAACAATAATCTGGTCTATTTTGAAGATTTTCAGAAACTAAATGACAGTGTTCAAATTTCACGAAACAAAGCAAAAAATCAATTTGCAACCATAAGGTATGATGTAGAAAAAAAGAATTTAGAAAATCAGTCACTAAAATTACAGAAAGCAGAGAATGAGATCCAGCTATTATGGCTATATCTTCTTTCAGCGTTACTTGTTGCTCTTCTAATTATCGGTATCATTTTATATCAGAAAAGACAAAAAAAACTTCAGCAAGAAAAGGAACTTGAAGTAAAAAATACTCAACTCAAAATGTCTAAAAAAGTCCATGATGTAGTAGCCAACGGGATTTATCAAGTAATGACAAAAATTGAAAATCAGGAAAATTTTGATAAAGAGAAGGCTCTGGATGAACTGGAATTCGTTTATGAAAAATCCAGAGATATATCCTATGAAAAACCGGAGACTAAAGATACCGTAGAATTTGCTGAAAAAATATTCACACTCATTGATTCCTTTAAAAGCGATCATATAAAACCGTTTCTTACCGGAAACAGTCAAAATATATGGAATGAAGTAAGTGGAACTGTACAAAATGAAATTTTTCAAGTTATCCGTGAGCTGTTGGTCAATATGAAAAAGCACAGTCAGGCCAGTCTTGTGGTTTTTAAATTTGAAAAAAATAATACCCAAATAAACATTCAGTATAAGGATAATGGAATTGGAATCCCAGGAGAAATTATCCATGGAAATGGATTATCAAATACGGTTTCCCGTATTGAAAAAATAAAGGGGTCAATTATTTTTGACAATACAACAGAAAAAGGATTGAAAGTCAATATTTCATTCCCCACATCTTAA
- the msrA gene encoding peptide-methionine (S)-S-oxide reductase MsrA yields the protein MDNNNLETIVFGGGCFWCVESCFNLLKGVDAAISGYSGGHKDNPTYQEVCTGETGHAEVVQITYNPSIISYEQLMDVFFFLHDPTQLNRQGNDIGTQYRSVIYYKDDAEKQKAEQAIKTSEESGRWAGTYVTELAPFEKFWPAEQYHQGYYNDNPTQPYCSAVVGPKIQKFKKYFGELGMLKTE from the coding sequence ATGGATAACAATAATTTAGAGACCATCGTTTTCGGTGGCGGATGTTTCTGGTGTGTTGAAAGCTGTTTCAATCTGTTAAAAGGCGTTGATGCTGCCATCTCAGGATATTCCGGCGGTCACAAGGATAATCCCACTTATCAGGAAGTGTGTACCGGAGAAACAGGTCATGCAGAAGTAGTACAGATCACTTATAATCCTTCCATAATTTCCTATGAGCAATTAATGGATGTCTTCTTCTTTCTACACGATCCTACCCAACTTAACAGACAAGGGAATGATATCGGGACACAATATCGTTCCGTAATTTACTATAAAGATGATGCTGAAAAACAAAAGGCAGAACAAGCTATCAAAACTTCTGAGGAATCAGGAAGATGGGCAGGAACTTATGTCACTGAACTGGCTCCTTTTGAAAAATTTTGGCCTGCAGAACAATATCATCAGGGGTATTACAATGATAACCCTACCCAACCTTATTGTAGTGCTGTAGTAGGCCCTAAAATTCAGAAGTTTAAAAAGTATTTTGGAGAACTTGGAATGCTGAAAACAGAGTAA